In Candidatus Endomicrobium procryptotermitis, the following proteins share a genomic window:
- a CDS encoding alpha/beta hydrolase: MKKRRLIIFILSFIVVLAAFCIFSPLPAIWFFKISFNINLYSIPQNYESLKNNLTFKSNIDYNSAYLNGKFDIILPQPSKNNYKLIFWIHGGGFISGDKSMVEHYMVLLADKGFNIVNMNYALSPKNRYPIALKQIEEAYVYIQENAADYGISVENIYFGGDSAGAQLAAQFVNIQTNSEYAAKVNDAIKGKGIAINSIIDKNNISGLLLFCGVYNIKELLNPPKNTMLLPFKKIGWAYFGIDDINDKNIELCDIVKFIDENYPPVFITDGNTLSFENQAKEFENTLKAKSIYVKSVFYPKEEAILKHEYQFYMDTKYAKKTFEEVIKFLSIETRMLRS, encoded by the coding sequence ATGAAAAAAAGACGGCTAATAATATTTATATTGTCGTTTATTGTTGTTTTGGCAGCCTTTTGTATTTTTTCGCCGCTGCCTGCCATTTGGTTTTTTAAAATCTCATTTAATATAAATCTTTACAGTATTCCGCAAAATTATGAGTCGTTAAAAAATAATCTTACATTTAAAAGTAACATAGATTATAACTCGGCATATCTTAATGGTAAATTTGATATTATACTGCCGCAACCGTCTAAAAATAACTACAAACTGATATTTTGGATACATGGTGGAGGATTTATAAGCGGCGATAAATCTATGGTTGAACACTATATGGTTCTTCTTGCAGATAAGGGGTTTAATATCGTAAACATGAACTATGCATTATCTCCAAAGAACCGCTATCCCATTGCTCTCAAACAAATTGAAGAGGCTTATGTATATATCCAAGAAAACGCCGCAGATTACGGAATAAGTGTAGAAAATATTTATTTTGGAGGAGATTCTGCCGGAGCACAGCTTGCTGCGCAGTTTGTGAATATACAAACAAATTCCGAATATGCTGCAAAAGTCAACGATGCCATTAAAGGTAAAGGTATTGCTATAAATTCCATTATTGATAAAAACAATATTTCTGGTCTTTTGCTGTTTTGCGGTGTATATAATATTAAAGAACTTTTGAATCCGCCAAAAAACACAATGCTTTTGCCTTTTAAAAAAATAGGATGGGCATATTTTGGCATAGATGATATAAACGATAAAAATATAGAATTATGCGATATCGTAAAATTTATTGATGAAAATTATCCGCCGGTTTTTATAACAGACGGCAATACCCTGTCATTCGAGAATCAGGCGAAAGAGTTTGAAAATACGCTGAAAGCAAAAAGTATATATGTTAAAAGTGTTTTCTATCCTAAAGAAGAAGCGATTTTAAAACATGAATACCAATTTTATATGGATACAAAATACGCCAAGAAAACATTTGAAGAAGTCATAAAATTTTTGTCAATAGAAACAAGGATGCTTAGAAGTTGA
- a CDS encoding ChbG/HpnK family deacetylase — translation MKKLIVNADDFGYRKEINKGIIFAHKNGIVKSATILTGRDAFEDAVYLAKENPDLKTGLHIDLDAYINIKKDISDLASIADFKVPKAQKQEIIGAIDSQLDKFLNAGLKLSHLDGHHNVHMHPEVLPLVAQKAKEMDVPIRFFTSFYGDDNLADEMKNILDGFHIKYCPHFINGWYWGNIDEDFSLAELMTHPGFNEMWREFEMAKCCDPVLKSYLREKNIEIISFEDI, via the coding sequence ATGAAAAAATTAATTGTAAACGCTGACGATTTTGGATACAGAAAAGAGATAAATAAAGGCATAATATTTGCCCATAAAAATGGTATAGTAAAAAGTGCAACCATTTTAACCGGCAGAGATGCTTTTGAAGATGCTGTTTATCTTGCAAAAGAAAATCCTGATTTAAAAACAGGGCTTCACATTGATTTGGATGCATATATAAATATTAAAAAAGATATTTCCGATTTGGCGTCAATAGCTGATTTTAAAGTTCCAAAAGCACAAAAGCAGGAAATTATCGGCGCGATTGATAGCCAGCTCGACAAATTTTTGAACGCGGGACTTAAGCTTTCGCATTTGGACGGGCACCATAATGTGCATATGCACCCTGAAGTGCTTCCTCTGGTTGCGCAAAAAGCCAAAGAGATGGATGTGCCGATAAGATTTTTTACTTCATTTTACGGTGATGACAATCTTGCAGATGAGATGAAAAATATATTAGATGGTTTTCATATAAAGTATTGCCCTCATTTTATTAACGGTTGGTATTGGGGAAACATAGATGAAGATTTTTCTCTTGCTGAACTTATGACGCATCCGGGATTTAATGAAATGTGGAGAGAGTTTGAAATGGCAAAATGCTGCGATCCCGTGCTTAAATCATATCTTAGAGAGAAAAACATTGAAATTATTTCTTTTGAAGATATTTAA
- a CDS encoding type 1 glutamine amidotransferase: MSKIHCFKHVFFEDIGCIKDWCVKNGHELSYTKFYEDGVCLIPKPIDYDWLVVMGGPMGVYEDEKYVWFKEEKKAVKQAIENNKTVIGICLGAQLIAEALGAKVYKNKEKEIGWLPITVVEKNKADSPFESFKDEFTVFHFHGDTFEIPKGAKPLASSAACANQAFLYDDKVLALQFHLEVTKESVKDMVLNCAGDFCSGKYIQTLDEILNNDKYIEQNNRCMFDILDYLNKAGYEKINCKR; this comes from the coding sequence ATGTCTAAAATTCATTGTTTCAAACATGTGTTTTTCGAAGATATCGGCTGCATAAAAGACTGGTGCGTTAAAAACGGGCATGAACTTTCTTACACCAAATTTTATGAAGACGGTGTCTGCTTGATACCAAAACCTATAGATTATGATTGGCTTGTAGTAATGGGCGGACCCATGGGAGTTTATGAAGATGAAAAATATGTTTGGTTTAAAGAAGAAAAAAAAGCCGTAAAGCAAGCTATAGAAAACAATAAAACGGTTATAGGAATTTGTCTTGGAGCGCAGCTTATAGCTGAAGCATTAGGCGCAAAAGTATATAAAAATAAAGAAAAAGAAATCGGGTGGCTTCCAATTACGGTTGTAGAAAAAAATAAAGCAGATTCGCCTTTTGAATCTTTTAAAGATGAATTTACTGTCTTTCATTTTCATGGTGACACTTTTGAAATTCCGAAAGGCGCAAAACCGCTCGCTTCATCGGCAGCTTGTGCAAATCAGGCATTTTTGTATGATGACAAAGTTCTGGCTTTACAATTTCACCTTGAAGTTACGAAAGAAAGCGTAAAAGATATGGTTTTAAACTGTGCAGGTGATTTTTGCAGCGGAAAATACATACAAACGCTTGATGAAATTTTAAATAACGATAAATACATAGAACAAAATAATCGTTGCATGTTTGATATTTTGGATTATTTAAATAAAGCGGGATATGAAAAAATTAATTGTAAACGCTGA
- a CDS encoding aspartate-semialdehyde dehydrogenase, protein MKKYKVAVAGATGAVGNEMVKMLESRNFPIESIKLLASERSVGKKLTYNGKEAAVELLTKDSGKGVDIALFSAGAAVSKEFAPSFVTDRCFVIDNSSAWRMDKDIPLVVPEVNPYDLSRDKKLIANPNCSTIQMVVALKPLHDAAKIKRVIVSTYQSVSGAGQRGMDELTAQAKAWAEGKEIPVQNKFQHQIAFNLIPQIDVFMENGYTKEEMKMTNETKKIMGDDSIEVSATCVRVPVFRSHSENVWIEMEKPLSVEQAKELLLKAEGIELLDEPENKKYPMPLFAENKQITYVGRIRSDISTKNNALTFWVVSDNLLKGAALNAVQIAETLVKLELV, encoded by the coding sequence ATGAAAAAGTACAAAGTAGCTGTAGCTGGCGCGACTGGCGCCGTTGGAAACGAAATGGTAAAGATGCTTGAAAGCAGAAATTTTCCAATTGAAAGTATAAAGCTTTTGGCTTCTGAGCGTTCCGTAGGCAAAAAACTTACATATAATGGGAAGGAAGCTGCAGTAGAACTTTTGACAAAGGATAGCGGCAAAGGCGTAGACATAGCGCTTTTCAGCGCAGGGGCAGCCGTTTCAAAGGAGTTTGCGCCTTCGTTTGTTACTGATAGATGTTTTGTCATTGACAATTCAAGCGCATGGAGAATGGATAAAGATATTCCTTTGGTAGTTCCTGAAGTAAATCCGTATGATTTAAGCAGGGATAAAAAGCTTATTGCAAATCCAAATTGTTCCACTATTCAAATGGTCGTCGCTTTAAAACCTCTGCATGACGCGGCAAAAATAAAAAGAGTAATTGTTTCCACATACCAGTCTGTTTCCGGAGCTGGACAGAGAGGAATGGATGAACTTACGGCGCAGGCAAAAGCGTGGGCTGAAGGTAAAGAAATTCCAGTCCAAAACAAATTTCAGCATCAAATAGCGTTTAATCTCATACCGCAGATAGACGTGTTCATGGAAAACGGATATACAAAAGAAGAAATGAAAATGACAAATGAAACAAAAAAAATCATGGGTGATGATTCGATTGAAGTAAGCGCGACATGTGTAAGAGTTCCTGTTTTTCGTTCGCATTCGGAAAATGTCTGGATAGAAATGGAAAAGCCTTTGTCTGTTGAGCAGGCAAAAGAACTTTTATTGAAAGCGGAAGGAATTGAACTTTTGGACGAACCTGAAAACAAAAAATATCCTATGCCGCTGTTTGCGGAAAACAAGCAGATAACTTATGTCGGAAGAATACGCAGCGACATTTCGACAAAAAACAATGCTTTAACTTTCTGGGTTGTTTCCGACAATTTATTAAAAGGAGCGGCTTTAAATGCTGTACAAATCGCTGAAACGCTGGTAAAGTTGGAACTTGTTTAA
- a CDS encoding 3-isopropylmalate dehydrogenase, with protein sequence MSKTYKIALLPGDGTGPEVLKEGVKVAEAAAKKSNFKIEWTPYDLGGERYMKTGEILPDTVLEEFKKFDSIFLGAIGHPEVKPGILEKGILLRLRFELDQYINLRPVKLYPNVDTPLKDKTPSDIDMIIVRENTEGLYTGAGGFLKKDTLQEVAVQESINTRFGVERCIRYAFELTKKRNKNNKLTLCGKTNVLTYASDLWQRTFNAVEKDYPMIKGDYVNVDAACMWFVKNPEWFDVIVTDNLFGDIITDLAAMIQGGMGVAAGGNINPEGVSMFEPMGGSAPKYTGKNVINPIATINAGAMMLETIGEPQAAKDIDNAVIKALESGKIKSMSAGKMGMGTTEVGDFIASLV encoded by the coding sequence ATGTCAAAAACGTACAAGATAGCATTGCTTCCTGGAGATGGCACAGGACCAGAAGTACTGAAAGAAGGAGTAAAAGTAGCCGAAGCGGCGGCAAAAAAGAGTAATTTTAAAATAGAATGGACACCTTATGATTTGGGCGGTGAAAGATATATGAAAACCGGTGAGATACTTCCTGATACCGTCTTGGAAGAATTCAAAAAGTTTGATTCCATATTTTTGGGAGCTATAGGACACCCCGAAGTAAAGCCCGGAATTCTTGAAAAAGGAATTCTTTTAAGGCTCAGATTTGAGCTTGACCAATATATAAATCTTCGTCCGGTAAAACTATATCCCAATGTGGACACACCTTTGAAAGATAAAACTCCGTCCGATATTGATATGATTATTGTCCGAGAAAATACCGAAGGTTTATATACCGGAGCGGGCGGATTTTTGAAAAAAGATACTTTACAGGAAGTCGCCGTGCAGGAATCAATAAATACAAGATTCGGCGTTGAAAGATGTATCAGATACGCTTTTGAACTGACAAAAAAGAGAAACAAAAACAATAAACTTACACTTTGCGGAAAAACAAACGTTTTGACTTATGCGTCGGATTTATGGCAGCGCACTTTTAACGCAGTGGAAAAAGATTATCCTATGATAAAGGGCGATTATGTAAATGTTGATGCGGCATGTATGTGGTTTGTAAAAAATCCTGAATGGTTTGACGTGATAGTTACAGACAACCTTTTCGGCGATATAATTACTGACCTTGCCGCGATGATTCAAGGCGGCATGGGCGTTGCGGCCGGTGGAAATATCAATCCGGAAGGTGTTTCAATGTTTGAACCTATGGGAGGTTCTGCCCCAAAATATACTGGCAAAAATGTAATTAACCCTATAGCAACGATAAACGCTGGTGCTATGATGCTTGAAACTATAGGCGAGCCGCAGGCTGCAAAAGATATAGATAACGCTGTTATAAAAGCGCTGGAATCTGGAAAAATTAAAAGCATGTCCGCCGGAAAAATGGGAATGGGCACAACCGAAGTGGGCGATTTTATAGCGTCTCTTGTGTAA
- a CDS encoding glycosyltransferase family 92 protein encodes MNITNFPLRHDNIKDFLKEYENFSQITIHYRFFGTCGHKTKPEGLVIENYMYSKETCISGKSIVNPRTILGKTNVYYSNVIGMPVDERKVPYLQDPAVDIATTDIISINHYYTKSEEEFLRVKAARGSVTRHSGVYLQNELKEYDNTCAEMQYNDSIKRFIPKLKEVMNRKV; translated from the coding sequence TTGAATATCACAAACTTTCCATTGAGGCATGATAATATTAAAGATTTTCTGAAAGAATACGAAAATTTTAGCCAAATTACGATTCATTACAGATTTTTCGGAACCTGCGGACATAAAACTAAGCCTGAAGGACTGGTGATTGAAAACTATATGTATTCTAAAGAGACATGCATAAGCGGAAAGTCCATAGTAAACCCAAGAACTATTCTTGGAAAAACAAATGTATATTATTCGAATGTCATAGGCATGCCAGTAGATGAAAGGAAGGTTCCTTACCTTCAAGATCCTGCGGTTGATATTGCAACAACTGATATTATAAGCATAAATCATTATTACACTAAGTCAGAAGAAGAATTTTTAAGAGTAAAAGCTGCCAGAGGAAGTGTCACTCGCCACAGCGGAGTTTATCTCCAGAACGAATTAAAAGAATATGATAATACCTGTGCTGAAATGCAGTATAATGACTCAATAAAAAGATTTATACCAAAATTAAAAGAAGTTATGAATAGAAAAGTATAA
- the leuD gene encoding 3-isopropylmalate dehydratase small subunit — MAKDIILKGKVHKYGSNVNTDEIIPARYLNTTEPSILSKYCMEDIDKEFVKRVKKGDVIVAENNFGCGSSREHAPIAIKAAGISAVIANSFARIFFRNSINIGLPILESPQAVKAIKNGDEVEINLNQGTIKNLTQKKEYKSQPFPEFMQKIIKAGGLLRYIKK; from the coding sequence ATGGCGAAAGATATAATATTGAAAGGAAAGGTTCACAAATACGGCTCAAATGTAAATACGGATGAAATAATACCTGCCAGATATTTAAATACTACAGAACCTTCAATACTTTCAAAATACTGTATGGAAGATATAGATAAAGAATTTGTCAAAAGAGTAAAAAAAGGAGACGTTATAGTAGCGGAAAACAATTTCGGCTGCGGCTCTTCAAGGGAACACGCACCTATAGCCATAAAAGCCGCCGGAATTTCTGCGGTAATAGCCAACTCTTTTGCACGGATATTTTTTAGAAACTCCATTAACATAGGTCTCCCGATTCTTGAATCTCCGCAAGCCGTAAAAGCGATAAAAAACGGCGATGAAGTCGAAATAAATTTAAATCAAGGCACCATAAAAAATTTGACGCAAAAAAAAGAGTATAAGTCGCAGCCTTTTCCTGAGTTCATGCAAAAAATCATAAAAGCAGGAGGATTGCTTAGATACATAAAAAAATAG
- the leuC gene encoding 3-isopropylmalate dehydratase large subunit gives MGSTITEKILAAHCSKKYIEPGEFIEPKIDIALSNDVTAPLAIKEFRKAGVKKVFDKNKIALVMDHFTPNKDILSAEHVKFVREFAKEQKIKHYYEGGNVGVEHALLPEKGIALPGDVIIGADSHTCTYGALGVFSTGVGSTDIAAAMATGKVWFKVPQTIKFILKGKLNKWVSGKDIILYIIGLIGVDGALYQSMEFDGPVCKKLSMADRFTIANMAIEAGGKSGIFTPDEITEKYAAARAQRKYKFYTSDKDAKYHKILEIDCRKIDPQIAMPFLPSNTKTVKDIKRTYIDQVVIGSCTNGRIEDLRVAAAIIKKGKKVNPSVRTLIIPATPEVYSQALAEGLFKIFTDAGAIISAPTCGPCLGGHMGILASGEKCVSTTNRNFVGRMGHVESQLFLSGPAVAAASAIKGYIAVPDEIK, from the coding sequence ATGGGAAGCACAATTACAGAAAAAATTTTAGCCGCTCATTGCAGTAAAAAATACATAGAACCGGGCGAATTTATTGAGCCGAAAATCGACATAGCGCTGTCAAACGACGTCACCGCGCCGCTCGCTATAAAAGAATTCAGAAAAGCTGGAGTAAAGAAAGTCTTTGATAAAAATAAGATTGCTTTAGTTATGGATCATTTTACGCCGAATAAAGACATTTTAAGCGCTGAACACGTAAAGTTTGTAAGAGAGTTTGCGAAAGAGCAGAAAATAAAGCACTATTACGAAGGCGGAAACGTCGGGGTCGAGCACGCTTTGCTTCCGGAAAAAGGTATAGCCCTTCCCGGAGACGTAATCATAGGAGCTGATTCGCACACGTGTACGTACGGAGCACTCGGCGTTTTTTCAACGGGCGTGGGGTCAACCGATATTGCCGCTGCTATGGCAACTGGAAAAGTGTGGTTTAAAGTTCCTCAAACAATTAAATTCATTTTAAAAGGAAAACTTAATAAATGGGTCAGCGGCAAAGATATTATTCTTTACATTATTGGACTTATCGGCGTTGACGGAGCACTGTATCAGTCTATGGAATTTGACGGACCTGTCTGCAAAAAACTTTCTATGGCTGACAGATTTACGATTGCGAACATGGCGATAGAAGCTGGTGGAAAAAGTGGAATTTTTACGCCAGATGAAATTACTGAAAAATATGCTGCTGCAAGAGCTCAAAGGAAATATAAGTTTTATACAAGCGACAAAGATGCAAAATATCATAAAATTTTGGAAATTGATTGTAGAAAAATTGATCCGCAGATTGCAATGCCTTTTCTGCCGTCAAACACAAAAACTGTAAAAGATATCAAGAGAACTTATATTGATCAGGTTGTTATAGGTTCCTGCACAAACGGAAGGATTGAAGATTTAAGAGTTGCCGCGGCAATCATAAAAAAAGGCAAAAAAGTGAATCCTAGTGTAAGAACTTTGATAATCCCAGCTACACCGGAAGTTTATTCGCAGGCTCTTGCCGAAGGATTGTTTAAAATATTCACTGACGCTGGAGCAATAATTTCTGCGCCCACCTGTGGTCCGTGTCTTGGCGGTCATATGGGAATTTTAGCTTCCGGTGAAAAATGCGTTTCAACTACAAATAGAAATTTTGTCGGAAGGATGGGACATGTTGAATCTCAGCTGTTTTTGTCAGGTCCGGCTGTTGCTGCCGCTTCAGCGATAAAAGGGTATATAGCCGTCCCTGATGAAATAAAATAA
- a CDS encoding 2-isopropylmalate synthase, with product MKKQDKVLFFDTTLRDGEQSPGASMNLKEKLLVANQLAVLGVDIIEAGFPISSHGDFEAVKTVAQQVKGPSIAGLSRASEKDIKVCWEAVKYAKKPRIHIFLATSDLHIEKKLRKTRSQVLEMAVKAVKYGKSLCQDIEFSAEDAGRSDMDYLCKVIEAVIDAGAKTVNVPDTVGYTMPGEFGAKIAEIKRRVPNINRAIISVHCHNDLGLAVANSLSAVENGARQVECTINGIGERAGNASLEEIVMSLSVRPKYYNVGHSIRTKEIYKASKLVSNLTGIIVQVNKAIVGANAFAHEAGIHQDGVLKDRETYEIMNPKDIGIPENSLVLGKHSGRHAFFKRIKDLGYKLDSETLEKLFEKFKVLADKKKVIFDDDIIALIEEDSSSGQEIFSLEYISVTSGTGTIPTATVRITKNEKPVKAGSKLPEGKIKPVSIREAACGTGPVDAAYKAIDKITAMDLKLTDYSLRAVSSGEDALGEVNLKASYNRMIYSGKGTSTDIVEASVKAYMQAINKAKSFNLKKNYKKGKK from the coding sequence ATGAAAAAACAAGATAAAGTTTTATTTTTTGATACTACATTGAGGGACGGAGAACAGTCGCCTGGTGCAAGCATGAACTTAAAAGAAAAATTGCTTGTTGCAAATCAACTGGCGGTTTTAGGCGTGGATATTATTGAAGCAGGTTTTCCGATTTCAAGTCATGGAGATTTTGAAGCCGTTAAAACGGTTGCTCAGCAGGTTAAAGGACCTTCTATAGCGGGGCTATCGAGAGCTTCGGAAAAAGATATAAAGGTCTGTTGGGAAGCGGTAAAATACGCGAAAAAACCCAGAATTCATATTTTTCTTGCCACGTCGGATTTACATATCGAGAAAAAGCTCAGGAAAACAAGATCTCAGGTGTTGGAAATGGCTGTAAAAGCCGTAAAATATGGAAAGAGTTTGTGCCAAGACATAGAATTTTCCGCCGAAGACGCGGGTAGGTCTGATATGGATTATCTGTGCAAAGTCATTGAAGCGGTAATAGATGCCGGAGCAAAAACAGTAAACGTACCGGACACTGTAGGTTACACAATGCCGGGAGAATTCGGCGCTAAAATTGCGGAAATAAAAAGAAGAGTGCCAAATATAAATAGAGCGATCATAAGTGTACATTGCCATAATGATTTGGGTTTGGCTGTAGCCAACTCTCTTTCAGCTGTCGAAAACGGAGCGCGGCAGGTTGAGTGTACCATAAATGGAATAGGCGAAAGAGCAGGAAACGCTTCTCTTGAAGAAATCGTTATGTCTTTAAGCGTAAGGCCGAAATATTATAATGTCGGACATTCAATAAGGACAAAAGAAATATATAAAGCCAGTAAACTTGTTTCAAACCTGACAGGAATTATCGTGCAGGTAAATAAAGCGATCGTAGGAGCAAACGCTTTTGCGCATGAAGCTGGGATTCATCAGGACGGCGTATTAAAAGACAGGGAAACTTATGAAATAATGAATCCTAAAGACATAGGCATTCCGGAAAATTCGCTTGTCTTGGGAAAACATTCAGGTAGACATGCATTTTTCAAAAGAATAAAAGATTTGGGATATAAACTTGATTCTGAAACACTTGAAAAATTGTTTGAAAAGTTTAAAGTTTTAGCCGATAAAAAGAAGGTCATTTTTGACGACGACATAATAGCTTTAATCGAAGAAGATTCATCTTCGGGACAGGAAATATTTTCTCTCGAATACATAAGTGTGACTTCTGGCACGGGAACAATCCCGACGGCAACTGTGAGAATAACAAAAAACGAAAAACCAGTTAAAGCCGGAAGTAAATTGCCCGAAGGAAAAATTAAACCGGTAAGTATCCGCGAAGCTGCGTGCGGAACCGGTCCAGTAGATGCGGCATATAAAGCCATAGATAAAATAACCGCAATGGATCTTAAGCTGACCGATTATTCTTTAAGAGCTGTTTCTTCCGGAGAAGACGCATTGGGGGAAGTCAATTTGAAAGCTTCATATAACAGAATGATTTATTCTGGTAAAGGAACTTCGACTGACATTGTCGAAGCAAGCGTGAAAGCGTATATGCAGGCAATCAATAAAGCGAAATCGTTTAATTTGAAGAAGAACTACAAAAAGGGGAAGAAATAA
- the pssA gene encoding CDP-diacylglycerol--serine O-phosphatidyltransferase gives MKDLKKGIYILPSLFTCGNMACGIISVIFSIRGYFTWAAWMLILAIVFDMLDGRVARMTKTTSEFGVQLDSLSDLVSFGVAPALMMYQLVLNTMGKLGIAISVLFVLCSALRLAKFNVQAKKGVVHSSFMGLPTPASAGLLISFVLSYELLLAEPDQVLSVKTIPLLMKNMPIFFKSMPIVMVILSLLMVSNIPYASFKKFKFSKPKVFQFLVLIILLIFLIIVFPQNIIFILFSLYALSGIILYISKYWKVLKKLNKKMDGKNV, from the coding sequence ATGAAAGATTTAAAAAAAGGTATATATATTTTGCCCAGCTTATTTACATGCGGAAATATGGCATGCGGCATTATTTCAGTTATTTTTTCTATCAGAGGATATTTTACTTGGGCCGCATGGATGCTTATTCTTGCCATAGTGTTTGACATGCTTGACGGCAGAGTTGCAAGAATGACAAAAACTACAAGTGAATTCGGCGTGCAGTTGGACTCGTTAAGCGATTTGGTCTCATTCGGTGTTGCGCCTGCTTTAATGATGTACCAGCTTGTTTTAAATACTATGGGAAAACTTGGAATTGCAATTTCAGTGTTGTTTGTTCTGTGCAGTGCGTTAAGGCTTGCAAAATTTAATGTTCAAGCTAAAAAGGGAGTGGTTCATAGCTCTTTTATGGGACTTCCAACCCCTGCGTCTGCGGGACTTTTGATATCTTTTGTATTGAGCTACGAACTTCTGTTGGCGGAACCTGATCAGGTATTGTCAGTTAAAACAATACCTTTGCTTATGAAAAATATGCCCATATTTTTTAAAAGTATGCCTATAGTCATGGTGATACTTTCTTTGTTGATGGTATCGAACATACCTTACGCTTCATTTAAAAAATTTAAATTTTCAAAACCAAAAGTATTTCAGTTTTTAGTTTTGATTATACTGCTTATATTTTTGATAATAGTATTTCCGCAAAACATAATATTTATTCTTTTCTCATTATATGCTTTATCGGGAATAATTCTCTACATAAGCAAATATTGGAAAGTATTAAAAAAATTAAACAAAAAAATGGACGGAAAAAATGTGTAA
- a CDS encoding phosphatidylserine decarboxylase, which translates to MPIVKEGYSFILIPLVIGLVLLFTGFGGIFFIAGILCILISLFCIYFFRDPAIEITQGEGLILSPCNGTVLEVSETETEKVVRVFLSVLDVHLQRSPIEGKVTKVEYKPGKFLKAMEPEAHIVNEQNHIVIENESGTYTVKQIAGILARRCVSWVKTGDELKIGDKIGVIKFSSQVDLHMPKNVDIKVKKDDKVVSGVTVFAVLSK; encoded by the coding sequence ATGCCAATTGTTAAAGAAGGCTATTCATTTATTTTAATTCCGCTTGTAATCGGTTTAGTTTTACTGTTTACGGGTTTTGGCGGAATTTTTTTTATTGCCGGCATATTATGTATTTTAATATCTTTATTTTGCATTTATTTTTTCAGAGATCCTGCAATTGAAATCACGCAGGGAGAGGGATTAATTCTTTCTCCTTGCAACGGAACTGTTCTTGAAGTAAGTGAAACAGAAACAGAAAAAGTTGTAAGGGTTTTCTTATCGGTCCTTGATGTTCATCTGCAACGTTCTCCCATAGAAGGAAAAGTTACAAAAGTCGAATACAAACCCGGAAAATTTTTAAAAGCGATGGAGCCTGAAGCACATATTGTCAACGAACAAAATCATATCGTTATAGAAAACGAAAGCGGTACATATACAGTTAAACAAATTGCCGGCATACTTGCCAGAAGATGCGTTTCATGGGTAAAAACGGGCGATGAATTAAAAATCGGCGATAAAATCGGTGTTATAAAATTCAGTTCGCAGGTCGATCTCCATATGCCAAAGAATGTCGATATTAAAGTAAAAAAAGATGATAAGGTTGTTTCAGGCGTAACCGTTTTTGCAGTTTTAAGCAAATAA